In a single window of the Lineus longissimus chromosome 4, tnLinLong1.2, whole genome shotgun sequence genome:
- the LOC135487037 gene encoding rho-associated protein kinase 2-like isoform X5 produces MAGPQNEDLRRRLALIEEQVRDASSKINVDGLLDSIVALVEDLKFPAIRRNKNVENFLMRYEKPAEVVSCNRMKASDYNVIKVIGRGAFGEVQLVRNKSTKKVYAMKLLSKFEMIKRSDSAFFWEEREIMANSNSEWIVQLHFAFQDTKFLYMVMDYMPGGDLVNLMSNYDVPEKWARFYCAEVVLALDAIHSMGFVHRDVKPDNMLLDEQGHLKLADFGTCMRMDRDGMVRSDTAVGTPDYISPEVLKSQGGDGYYGRECDWWSVGVFLYEMLVGDTPFFAESLVGTYGKIMDHKNSLSFPDDVEISSKAKSLILRFLADRTTRLGINGSNEIRAHPFFRNDQWDWSNIKQSVPPIVPELASDDDTSNFDDIDKDDSPDETFSVPKAFAGNHLPFIGFTYNRGTTILSQKPMDVGPSPTVEVPNDIQMRLKHLEDQLKAERLSKQDLEHKYAVTIKDLDRISAEEHSMRQITNEYERNIALIKHDMKEAARKYDLEQESHRNTEKKLQEVEYMLNNERKAKQNMAYDSDKVSERVSFLERQITELTDNLKQESDNCLKFKKMYGELQQRYKHLDDGYGEVHSKYSETVNIKQNLEKELMQLQNALDEERSARALGSDHIVELENRNRSLQTELMRSKDKEAAVIRENQDIQQTIISLEKSKANTELEFKTYMMKYDQEVLAHKETVAKFNQDKKHILMSTEEANLEAIKEMQIKYDQEKTSRQRAESRLLEIEKKKSEMSVDFGQMQQRLTGLQGELLAEIEKNKGVQSQLDQEIQKRNSMQMDLTSTQQKLGQYRHMEAQLNKDVSDLKDEKRRLVQQIKKVQNELNGNNLQMKELQDQLEAEQYFSTLYKTQVKELKEDVEDKTKQFQDLDIDNKNLKQERANTKALLHLALNVVELIIAGQDVDPDWLRDSVLAQLQLALAKADSEQLARTIAEDGLSDVEKEKTMLELEIKELMSRHKSELSKKESHLSSMEVNLNGLSKQIESYQTEKDELNTKIKKLSDELEAAKSDNTTNDSENQLLKKALHEEKVKKIQAVNKLAEIMNRKEFKNTKKVSSADLRKKEKECKKLQQELTMEKEKYAKMSEKFQKDLSDAQVALYEEIQSRQKAQMEADSKDSEIEQLMQKVSLLNIDSISVNSNELDTPIGEDGVPESARLEGWLSVPKNRNIKRYGWTKQYVVVSMKKILFYNSESDKQNADPVLVLDIDKLFHVRSVTQGDVIRADTKDVPRIFQVLYATEGENRKPEEQLEVLPPGEKHMIQYKGHDLMEIHFRTPAACECCNKPLWHMLSPPAALECKRCHVKVHKDHFDKNEEFLGYCKVNVDAQSAKDLLLLATSPQDQQIWVKKLSKRINRKGITPQPSFDKGTPTGPPRGARTYQSFSLPSKSSAASKAATLPNMARQK; encoded by the exons ATGAGAAACCTGCTGAAGTTGTCTCGTGTAACCGGATGAAAGCATCAGACTACAATGTGATCAAGGTGATAGGAAGAGGGGCCTTTGGCGAGGTCCAATTG GTCCGCAACAAATCTACTAAGAAAGTCTATGCAATGAAGTTACTCAGCAAATTTGAGATG ATTAAGCGGTCCGATTCTGCCTTCTTCTGGGAAGAGCGAGAGATTATGGCCAACTCAAACAGCGAGTGGATCGTTCAG TTACATTTTGCATTTCAAGACACCAAGTTTCTCTACATGGTGATGGACTATATGCCTGGTGGCGATCTCGTCAACTTGATGAGTAACTATGATGTGCCGGAGAAATGGGCGCGGTTTTATTGTGCTGAGGTTGTGCTAGCTCTAGATGCGATACACTCGATGGGTTTTGTACATAG AGATGTGAAGCCAGACAACATGTTGCTGGATGAACAGGGTCATCTCAAGTTGGCTGACTTTGGCACGTGTATGCGTATGGATAGG GATGGTATGGTGCGATCAGATACTGCGGTCGGTACTCCTGATTATATTTCACCCGAGGTGCTCAAGTCGCAGGGCGGTGATGGATACTATGGCCGGGAATGTGATTGGTGGTCGGTCGGTGTCTTCCTTTATGAAATGCTAGTTG GTGATACGCCATTCTTTGCTGAGTCATTGGTCGGGACCTACGGCAAGATCATGGACCACAAAAACTCATTAAGTTTCCCCGACGATGTGGAGATCTCGTCCAAAGCAAAAAGCCTCATTTTAAGATTTCTGGCTGACAG AACGACTCGGCTAGGTATCAATGGTAGTAATGAAATCCGAGCCCATCCGTTCTTCAGGAACGACCAGTGGGATTGGTCAAATATTAAACAAA GTGTACCTCCCATAGTGCCTGAACTCGCCAGTGACGATGACACTAGTAACTTTGACGACATAGACAAGGATGACAGCCCCGATGAGACGTTTTCTGTACCCAAAGCCTTCGCTGGCAACCACCTACCATTCATCGGGTTCACATACAATAGAGGAACCAC GATATTGTCACAAAAACCAATGGATGTG GGTCCATCACCGACTGTTGAAGTG CCAAATGATATCCAGATGAGATTAAAGCACCTTGAAGATCAGCTGAAGGCAGAACGCCTCTCCAAGCAGGATCTAGAACACAAATATGC AGTGACGATAAAAGACCTCGATCGTATTTCTGCCGAGGAACACTCAATGAGACAAATCACCAATGAGTACGAGAGGAACATCGCTCTCATCAAACATGACATGAAGGAG GCGGCGAGAAAATATGACCTGGAACAAGAGTCTCACCGAAACACAGAAAAGAAGTTACAAGAAGTGGAGTACATGCTTAACAATGAACGGAAGGCTAAACAAAACATGGCATACGATAGCGACAAGGTGTCAGAGAGGGTCAGCTTCTTGGAGCGACAGATTACGGAGCTGACCGATAACCTGAAACAGGAGTCCGACAACTGCTTGAAGTTCAAGAAGATGTATGGCGAGTTACAACAG CGGTACAAACACCTTGATGATGGCTATGGTGAGGTGCACAGCAAGTACAGCGAGACAGTCAATATCAAGCAGAATCTGGAGAAAGAGTTGATGCAGTTACAGAATGCCTTGGATGAGGAGAGGAGTGCCCGGGCGTTGGGATCAGATCATATTGTAGAGTTAGAAA ATCGCAATCGCTCTCTGCAGACGGAGCTGATGAGGTCGAAAGACAAGGAAGCAGCTGTGATACGAGAAAACCAGGATATCCAACAGACAATTATAAGTTTAGAGAAATCTAAAGCAAACACGGAACTCGAGTTCAAGACGTACATGATGAAATATGATCAAGAGGTGCTAGCTCACAAGGAAACTGTGGCAAAATTCAACCAGGACAAGAAACACATACTCATGTCGACTGAGGAGGCTAACTTGGAGGCGATTAAAG AGATGCAGATAAAGTATGACCAAGAAAAAACGTCACGGCAGAGAGCGGAGAGTCGtctgcttgaaatcgaaaagaaGAAGTCAGAAATGTCAGTTGATTTTGGACAGATGCAGCAGCGGCTGACAGGGTTACAGGGAGAACTGTTGGCAGAGATTGAAAAG AATAAAGGCGTCCAGTCTCAACTCGACCAGGAGATCCAGAAGCGTAACTCAATGCAGATGGACCTGACCAGCACCCAGCAGAAGTTAGGCCAGTACAGACATATGGAGGCACAGCTCAATAAGGACGTGAGCGACCTCAAGGACGAGAAGAGAAGACTAGTCCAACAAATCAAGAAGGTGCAGAA tgaattgaatggtaacaacctcCAGATGAAGGAACTGCAGGATCAGTTGGAAGCTGAACAGTATTTCTCC ACATTATACAAAACCCAGGTCAAGGAATTAAAGGAGGACGTAGAAGATAAAACCAAACAATTCCAAGACTTAGATATTGATAATAAGAATTTAAAACAAGAAAG GGCCAACACAAAAGCACTTTTACATCTTGCACTCAATGTAGTGGAGTTGATTATAGCTGGACAAGATGTTGATCCTGATTGGTTGAG GGATTCAGTACTTGCCCAGCTCCAACTCGCTCTTGCCAAGGCGGACTCTGAACAGCTTGCACGGACGATCGCCGAGGATGGCTTGTCGGACGTTGAGAAGGAGAAGACAATGTTAGAATTAGAAATTAAGGAATTAATGTCTCGGCACAAGAGTGAATTGTCAAAGAAGGAGTCACATTTGTCATCG ATGGAGGTGAACCTGAATGGGTTAAGTAAACAGATAGAATCCTACCAGACAGAAAAGGATGAGCTCAATACAAAAATCAAGAAACTGAGCGACG AACTTGAAGCAGCCAAGTCAGACAACACAACCAATGACAGTGAAAACCAACTACTTAAGAAAGCGTTACATGAGGAGAAGGTGAAAAAGATACAG GCTGTGAATAAGTTGGCAGAGATTATGAATAGGAAAGAATTCAAGAATACAAAGAAGGTCAGCTCGGCGGACCTTAGGAAGAAAGAGAAAGAGTGCAAGAAATTACAGCAGGAGCTTACCATG GAAAAAGAAAAGTACGCTAAGATGTCGGAGAAGTTCCAAAAGGATCTGTCAGATGCTCAGGTCGCCCTCTATGAGGAGATCCAGTCACGTCAAAAGGCGCAGATGGAAGCCGACAGCAAAGACAGTGAAATTGAACAGTTAATGCAGAAAGTCAGTCTCCTCAACATTGATAGTATCTCGGTGAATAGCAATGAATTGGACACACCGATAGGCGAAGACGGAGTGCCAG AATCTGCTCGCCTTGAAGGATGGTTATCAGTGCCCAAGAACAGGAATATCAAGCGCTACGGCTGGACGAAGCAATATGTGGTCGTCAGTATGAAGAAGATACTCTTCTATAACTCGGAGAGTGATAAACAGAATGCAGACCCTGTCCTAGTCCTAGATATCGA TAAATTATTCCATGTGCGGTCCGTAACCCAGGGTGATGTCATACGTGCAGACACCAAGGACGTGCCACGCATATTCCAAGTTCTCTATGCAACGGAGGGTGAAAATCGCAAACCGGAGGAACAGCtggaggtgctgccacctggcgaGAAGCATATGATTCAGTACAAAGGCCACGATTTAATGGAGATCCATTTCCGGACGCCTGCAGCTTGTGAATGTTGTAATAAACCGTTATGGCATATGTTATCCCCGCCGGCAGCTCTAGAATGCAAGC GCTGCCATGTAAAGGTGCACAAAGatcattttgacaaaaatgaaGAATTTCTGGGATACTGTAAAG TGAATGTCGATGCTCAATCTGCCAAAGACCTACTCCTGCTGGCAACGTCCCCGCAAGACCAGCAGATATGGGTCAAGAAGCTCAGTAAGCGAATCAACCGCAAGGGAATCACGCCACAGCCAAGCTTTGATAAGGGAACTCCAAC GGGGCCACCAAGAGGTGCGCGGACGTACCAATCATTTAGTCTCCCGTCAAAATCGTCAGCGGCAAGTAAAGCAGCAACGTTACCGAACATGGCGAGACAGAAATAG
- the LOC135487037 gene encoding rho-associated protein kinase 2-like isoform X7, giving the protein MAGPQNEDLRRRLALIEEQVRDASSKINVDGLLDSIVALVEDLKFPAIRRNKNVENFLMRYEKPAEVVSCNRMKASDYNVIKVIGRGAFGEVQLVRNKSTKKVYAMKLLSKFEMIKRSDSAFFWEEREIMANSNSEWIVQLHFAFQDTKFLYMVMDYMPGGDLVNLMSNYDVPEKWARFYCAEVVLALDAIHSMGFVHRDVKPDNMLLDEQGHLKLADFGTCMRMDRDGMVRSDTAVGTPDYISPEVLKSQGGDGYYGRECDWWSVGVFLYEMLVGDTPFFAESLVGTYGKIMDHKNSLSFPDDVEISSKAKSLILRFLADRTTRLGINGSNEIRAHPFFRNDQWDWSNIKQSVPPIVPELASDDDTSNFDDIDKDDSPDETFSVPKAFAGNHLPFIGFTYNRGTTILSQKPMDVGPSPTVEVPNDIQMRLKHLEDQLKAERLSKQDLEHKYAVTIKDLDRISAEEHSMRQITNEYERNIALIKHDMKEAARKYDLEQESHRNTEKKLQEVEYMLNNERKAKQNMAYDSDKVSERVSFLERQITELTDNLKQESDNCLKFKKMYGELQQRYKHLDDGYGEVHSKYSETVNIKQNLEKELMQLQNALDEERSARALGSDHIVELENRNRSLQTELMRSKDKEAAVIRENQDIQQTIISLEKSKANTELEFKTYMMKYDQEVLAHKETVAKFNQDKKHILMSTEEANLEAIKEMQIKYDQEKTSRQRAESRLLEIEKKKSEMSVDFGQMQQRLTGLQGELLAEIEKNKGVQSQLDQEIQKRNSMQMDLTSTQQKLGQYRHMEAQLNKDVSDLKDEKRRLVQQIKKVQNELNGNNLQMKELQDQLEAEQYFSTLYKTQVKELKEDVEDKTKQFQDLDIDNKNLKQERANTKALLHLALNVVELIIAGQDVDPDWLRDSVLAQLQLALAKADSEQLARTIAEDGLSDVEKEKTMLELEIKELMSRHKSELSKKESHLSSMEVNLNGLSKQIESYQTEKDELNTKIKKLSDELEAAKSDNTTNDSENQLLKKALHEEKVKKIQAVNKLAEIMNRKEFKNTKKVSSADLRKKEKECKKLQQELTMEKEKYAKMSEKFQKDLSDAQVALYEEIQSRQKAQMEADSKDSEIEQLMQKVSLLNIDSISVNSNELDTPIGEDGVPESARLEGWLSVPKNRNIKRYGWTKQYVVVSMKKILFYNSESDKQNADPVLVLDIDKLFHVRSVTQGDVIRADTKDVPRIFQVLYATEGENRKPEEQLEVLPPGEKHMIQYKGHDLMEIHFRTPAACECCNKPLWHMLSPPAALECKRCHVKVHKDHFDKNEEFLGYCKVNVDAQSAKDLLLLATSPQDQQIWVKKLSKRINRKGITPQPSFDKGTPTSMQGTPVVSGQAKTLKAARLKGK; this is encoded by the exons ATGAGAAACCTGCTGAAGTTGTCTCGTGTAACCGGATGAAAGCATCAGACTACAATGTGATCAAGGTGATAGGAAGAGGGGCCTTTGGCGAGGTCCAATTG GTCCGCAACAAATCTACTAAGAAAGTCTATGCAATGAAGTTACTCAGCAAATTTGAGATG ATTAAGCGGTCCGATTCTGCCTTCTTCTGGGAAGAGCGAGAGATTATGGCCAACTCAAACAGCGAGTGGATCGTTCAG TTACATTTTGCATTTCAAGACACCAAGTTTCTCTACATGGTGATGGACTATATGCCTGGTGGCGATCTCGTCAACTTGATGAGTAACTATGATGTGCCGGAGAAATGGGCGCGGTTTTATTGTGCTGAGGTTGTGCTAGCTCTAGATGCGATACACTCGATGGGTTTTGTACATAG AGATGTGAAGCCAGACAACATGTTGCTGGATGAACAGGGTCATCTCAAGTTGGCTGACTTTGGCACGTGTATGCGTATGGATAGG GATGGTATGGTGCGATCAGATACTGCGGTCGGTACTCCTGATTATATTTCACCCGAGGTGCTCAAGTCGCAGGGCGGTGATGGATACTATGGCCGGGAATGTGATTGGTGGTCGGTCGGTGTCTTCCTTTATGAAATGCTAGTTG GTGATACGCCATTCTTTGCTGAGTCATTGGTCGGGACCTACGGCAAGATCATGGACCACAAAAACTCATTAAGTTTCCCCGACGATGTGGAGATCTCGTCCAAAGCAAAAAGCCTCATTTTAAGATTTCTGGCTGACAG AACGACTCGGCTAGGTATCAATGGTAGTAATGAAATCCGAGCCCATCCGTTCTTCAGGAACGACCAGTGGGATTGGTCAAATATTAAACAAA GTGTACCTCCCATAGTGCCTGAACTCGCCAGTGACGATGACACTAGTAACTTTGACGACATAGACAAGGATGACAGCCCCGATGAGACGTTTTCTGTACCCAAAGCCTTCGCTGGCAACCACCTACCATTCATCGGGTTCACATACAATAGAGGAACCAC GATATTGTCACAAAAACCAATGGATGTG GGTCCATCACCGACTGTTGAAGTG CCAAATGATATCCAGATGAGATTAAAGCACCTTGAAGATCAGCTGAAGGCAGAACGCCTCTCCAAGCAGGATCTAGAACACAAATATGC AGTGACGATAAAAGACCTCGATCGTATTTCTGCCGAGGAACACTCAATGAGACAAATCACCAATGAGTACGAGAGGAACATCGCTCTCATCAAACATGACATGAAGGAG GCGGCGAGAAAATATGACCTGGAACAAGAGTCTCACCGAAACACAGAAAAGAAGTTACAAGAAGTGGAGTACATGCTTAACAATGAACGGAAGGCTAAACAAAACATGGCATACGATAGCGACAAGGTGTCAGAGAGGGTCAGCTTCTTGGAGCGACAGATTACGGAGCTGACCGATAACCTGAAACAGGAGTCCGACAACTGCTTGAAGTTCAAGAAGATGTATGGCGAGTTACAACAG CGGTACAAACACCTTGATGATGGCTATGGTGAGGTGCACAGCAAGTACAGCGAGACAGTCAATATCAAGCAGAATCTGGAGAAAGAGTTGATGCAGTTACAGAATGCCTTGGATGAGGAGAGGAGTGCCCGGGCGTTGGGATCAGATCATATTGTAGAGTTAGAAA ATCGCAATCGCTCTCTGCAGACGGAGCTGATGAGGTCGAAAGACAAGGAAGCAGCTGTGATACGAGAAAACCAGGATATCCAACAGACAATTATAAGTTTAGAGAAATCTAAAGCAAACACGGAACTCGAGTTCAAGACGTACATGATGAAATATGATCAAGAGGTGCTAGCTCACAAGGAAACTGTGGCAAAATTCAACCAGGACAAGAAACACATACTCATGTCGACTGAGGAGGCTAACTTGGAGGCGATTAAAG AGATGCAGATAAAGTATGACCAAGAAAAAACGTCACGGCAGAGAGCGGAGAGTCGtctgcttgaaatcgaaaagaaGAAGTCAGAAATGTCAGTTGATTTTGGACAGATGCAGCAGCGGCTGACAGGGTTACAGGGAGAACTGTTGGCAGAGATTGAAAAG AATAAAGGCGTCCAGTCTCAACTCGACCAGGAGATCCAGAAGCGTAACTCAATGCAGATGGACCTGACCAGCACCCAGCAGAAGTTAGGCCAGTACAGACATATGGAGGCACAGCTCAATAAGGACGTGAGCGACCTCAAGGACGAGAAGAGAAGACTAGTCCAACAAATCAAGAAGGTGCAGAA tgaattgaatggtaacaacctcCAGATGAAGGAACTGCAGGATCAGTTGGAAGCTGAACAGTATTTCTCC ACATTATACAAAACCCAGGTCAAGGAATTAAAGGAGGACGTAGAAGATAAAACCAAACAATTCCAAGACTTAGATATTGATAATAAGAATTTAAAACAAGAAAG GGCCAACACAAAAGCACTTTTACATCTTGCACTCAATGTAGTGGAGTTGATTATAGCTGGACAAGATGTTGATCCTGATTGGTTGAG GGATTCAGTACTTGCCCAGCTCCAACTCGCTCTTGCCAAGGCGGACTCTGAACAGCTTGCACGGACGATCGCCGAGGATGGCTTGTCGGACGTTGAGAAGGAGAAGACAATGTTAGAATTAGAAATTAAGGAATTAATGTCTCGGCACAAGAGTGAATTGTCAAAGAAGGAGTCACATTTGTCATCG ATGGAGGTGAACCTGAATGGGTTAAGTAAACAGATAGAATCCTACCAGACAGAAAAGGATGAGCTCAATACAAAAATCAAGAAACTGAGCGACG AACTTGAAGCAGCCAAGTCAGACAACACAACCAATGACAGTGAAAACCAACTACTTAAGAAAGCGTTACATGAGGAGAAGGTGAAAAAGATACAG GCTGTGAATAAGTTGGCAGAGATTATGAATAGGAAAGAATTCAAGAATACAAAGAAGGTCAGCTCGGCGGACCTTAGGAAGAAAGAGAAAGAGTGCAAGAAATTACAGCAGGAGCTTACCATG GAAAAAGAAAAGTACGCTAAGATGTCGGAGAAGTTCCAAAAGGATCTGTCAGATGCTCAGGTCGCCCTCTATGAGGAGATCCAGTCACGTCAAAAGGCGCAGATGGAAGCCGACAGCAAAGACAGTGAAATTGAACAGTTAATGCAGAAAGTCAGTCTCCTCAACATTGATAGTATCTCGGTGAATAGCAATGAATTGGACACACCGATAGGCGAAGACGGAGTGCCAG AATCTGCTCGCCTTGAAGGATGGTTATCAGTGCCCAAGAACAGGAATATCAAGCGCTACGGCTGGACGAAGCAATATGTGGTCGTCAGTATGAAGAAGATACTCTTCTATAACTCGGAGAGTGATAAACAGAATGCAGACCCTGTCCTAGTCCTAGATATCGA TAAATTATTCCATGTGCGGTCCGTAACCCAGGGTGATGTCATACGTGCAGACACCAAGGACGTGCCACGCATATTCCAAGTTCTCTATGCAACGGAGGGTGAAAATCGCAAACCGGAGGAACAGCtggaggtgctgccacctggcgaGAAGCATATGATTCAGTACAAAGGCCACGATTTAATGGAGATCCATTTCCGGACGCCTGCAGCTTGTGAATGTTGTAATAAACCGTTATGGCATATGTTATCCCCGCCGGCAGCTCTAGAATGCAAGC GCTGCCATGTAAAGGTGCACAAAGatcattttgacaaaaatgaaGAATTTCTGGGATACTGTAAAG TGAATGTCGATGCTCAATCTGCCAAAGACCTACTCCTGCTGGCAACGTCCCCGCAAGACCAGCAGATATGGGTCAAGAAGCTCAGTAAGCGAATCAACCGCAAGGGAATCACGCCACAGCCAAGCTTTGATAAGGGAACTCCAAC TAGTATGCAAGGGACCCCTGT CGTGTCTGGCCAGGCTAAGACACTGAAAGCAGCCAGACTGAAGGGCAAGTAG